One segment of Eretmochelys imbricata isolate rEreImb1 chromosome 5, rEreImb1.hap1, whole genome shotgun sequence DNA contains the following:
- the LOC144265404 gene encoding interferon beta-like: protein MISRSLLQFCLVLLFSSEISCLDCNRLHVLQIRMNSESFEHLEKMGGNFPFQCLNEGIAFKPRDILKLRLSHQENAKVAIQQILQELFHIFNNNLTQAAWNGTSIKEFQNGLHQQIEKLETCLSAEMEKEVTYPGNENLLLTSLKLKRYFQTIEDFLKEKQYSRCAWEIIRVEIPRCFLMLDKLTKRLENEARDASSNDALKTAE, encoded by the exons GCAGGAGTTTGCTGCAATTTTGCCTCGTGCTGCTCTTCTCCAGTGAAATCTCATGTCTGGACTGTAACAGGCTGCATGTTCTACAAATCAGAATGAACAGCGAGAGTTTTGAGCATCTGGAGAAAATGGGTGGCAACTTTCCCTTCCAATGTCTAAATGAAGGGATAGCTTTCAAGCCCAGAGATATCCTCAAGCTCCGACTGTCCCACCAAGAGAATGCCAAGGTAGCCATCCAGCAGATCCTCCAAGAGCTCTTCCATATCTTTAACAACAATCTCACCCAAGCTGCCTGGAATGGGACTTCCATAAAGGAATTCCAAAATGGACTTCACCAGCAGATTGAGAAGCTGGAGACGTGTTTGAGTGCTGAGATGGAAAAGGAGGTAACCTACCCAGGAAATGAGAACCTCCTGCTCACCAGCCTCAAACTGAAGAGATACTTCCAGACAATAGAGGatttcctgaaagaaaagcaatacaGCCGGTGTGCCTGGGAGATCATCCGTGTGGAAATACCCAGATGTTTCCTCATGCTCGACAAACTCACCAAGAGACTTGAAAATGAAG CACGTGATGCTTCCAGTAATGATGCTCTGAAAACAGCTGAATGA